From the genome of Azospira restricta, one region includes:
- a CDS encoding DUF494 family protein — MIDVLVFLFQNYYDFRTHPAPDALVKKLSAAGFDPDEISLALDWLDELKSARPADFVGDPRATRVYTVDEQARLGPDGLDFVLFLAAAGVVTPPLRELILDRAMSLDDDPVPLDKLKIIVLMVLWSQEQDLEPLIVEELLNTPDDVPLH; from the coding sequence ATGATCGACGTCCTCGTCTTCCTCTTCCAGAACTACTACGATTTCCGCACCCATCCGGCGCCGGACGCGCTGGTGAAGAAGCTGTCCGCCGCCGGCTTCGACCCCGACGAGATCTCGCTCGCGCTCGACTGGCTGGACGAGCTGAAATCGGCGCGGCCGGCGGACTTCGTCGGCGACCCGCGCGCAACGCGGGTCTACACCGTCGACGAACAGGCCCGGCTCGGTCCGGACGGCCTCGATTTCGTGCTCTTCCTCGCCGCCGCCGGCGTCGTCACGCCGCCGCTGCGCGAACTGATCCTCGACCGGGCGATGAGCCTCGACGACGACCCGGTGCCCCTGGACAAGCTGAAGATCATCGTCCTGATGGTGCTGTGGAGCCAGGAGCAGGACCTCGAACCGCTGATCGTCGAGGAGCTGCTGAACACCCCGGACGACGTCCCGCTGCACTGA
- a CDS encoding DNA topoisomerase III, translated as MTKKLIIAEKPSVAADIARALGGFTKHDDYFESEEYVLSSAVGHLLELACPEAYEVKRGKWSFAHLPVIPPHFDLKPIEKNESRLKLLTKLIKRKDVVGLVNACDAGREGELIFNYIAQHAKSGKPVQRLWLQSMTPAAIRDGFAALRPGADLRGLADAAVCRSESDWLVGINGTRAMTAFNSKTGGFHLTTVGRVQTPTLAILVEREEKIKKFKPRAYWEVEASFAAAAGDYKGKWFDEKFKGKDDDEHARADRLWDQARADALRAKCLGQPGEVSEEAKPSTQLSPLLYDLTSLQREANGRFGFSAKATLGLAQALYEKHKVLTYPRTDARALPEDYLGTVQATLDMLSGRDLQKGADPSIANRYGIFADEIRKKNWVVPNKRIFNNAKISDHFAIIPTLQAPKHLSEPEQKLYDMVVKRFLAVFYPAAEYLVTTRITRVAGEPFKTEGKVLVNPGWLAVYGREAQDEEANLVPVQAKEKVKTDDVLVKANETRPPARYSEATLLSAMEGAGKMVDDDELRAAMAGRGLGTPATRAQIIENLIGEQYIHREGRELIPTAKAFSLMTLLNGLGIPELTHPELTGDWEWKLARMEKGELSREAFMQEIAAMTQHIVARAKSYDSDTIPGDFGLLQAPCPKCGGLIRETYKKFQCSDCDYGLWKIVAGRQFEPEEIEALLTDRVIGPLTGFRNKMGRPFNALIKLNAEHAPEFDFGQGAGGEDGTAEAVDFSEQQPLGACPKCQSRVFEHGLAYVCEKSVGPERTCDFRSGKIILQQPIEREQMQKLLETGRTDLLKNFVSNKTRRKFSAFLVRGKDGKVGFEFEKREAKAPTKGAAKKDEAAEAPAKAAKPAAKPAAKKAAASRKKDA; from the coding sequence ATGACGAAGAAGCTGATCATCGCCGAGAAACCCTCCGTCGCCGCCGACATCGCGCGCGCCCTCGGCGGCTTCACCAAGCACGACGACTATTTCGAGAGCGAGGAGTACGTGCTCAGCTCGGCGGTCGGTCACCTGCTCGAACTGGCCTGCCCGGAGGCCTACGAGGTCAAGCGCGGCAAGTGGTCCTTCGCGCACCTGCCGGTGATCCCGCCGCACTTCGACCTGAAGCCGATCGAGAAGAACGAGTCGCGGCTGAAACTGCTGACCAAGCTGATCAAGCGCAAGGACGTCGTCGGCCTGGTGAACGCCTGCGACGCGGGCCGCGAGGGCGAGCTGATCTTCAACTACATCGCGCAGCACGCGAAGAGCGGCAAGCCGGTGCAGCGCCTGTGGCTGCAGTCGATGACGCCGGCGGCGATCCGCGACGGCTTCGCCGCGCTGCGCCCGGGCGCCGACCTGCGCGGGCTGGCCGACGCCGCCGTCTGCCGTTCCGAGTCCGACTGGCTGGTCGGCATCAACGGCACGCGCGCGATGACCGCATTCAACTCGAAGACCGGCGGCTTCCACCTGACCACGGTCGGCCGCGTGCAGACGCCGACGCTGGCGATCCTGGTCGAGCGCGAGGAGAAGATCAAGAAGTTCAAGCCGCGCGCCTACTGGGAGGTCGAGGCGAGCTTCGCCGCGGCCGCCGGCGACTACAAGGGCAAGTGGTTCGACGAGAAGTTCAAGGGCAAGGACGACGACGAGCACGCCCGCGCCGACCGCCTGTGGGATCAGGCCCGGGCCGACGCCTTGCGCGCCAAGTGCCTCGGCCAGCCGGGCGAGGTGAGCGAAGAGGCGAAGCCGTCGACGCAGCTGTCGCCGCTGCTCTACGACCTGACCAGCCTGCAGCGCGAGGCGAACGGCCGCTTCGGCTTCTCCGCCAAGGCCACCCTGGGCCTCGCGCAGGCGCTGTACGAGAAGCACAAGGTGCTGACCTACCCGCGGACCGACGCGCGCGCGCTGCCGGAGGACTACCTCGGCACCGTCCAGGCGACGCTCGACATGCTGTCCGGCCGCGACCTGCAGAAGGGCGCCGACCCGTCGATCGCCAACCGCTACGGCATCTTCGCCGACGAGATCCGCAAGAAGAACTGGGTCGTCCCGAACAAGCGCATCTTCAACAACGCCAAGATCTCCGACCACTTCGCGATCATCCCGACGCTGCAGGCGCCGAAGCACCTCTCGGAGCCGGAGCAGAAGCTCTACGACATGGTCGTCAAGCGCTTCCTCGCGGTCTTCTACCCGGCCGCCGAGTACCTGGTCACGACGCGCATCACGCGCGTCGCCGGCGAACCGTTCAAGACCGAGGGCAAGGTGCTGGTCAATCCCGGCTGGCTCGCCGTCTACGGCCGCGAGGCGCAGGACGAGGAGGCCAACCTGGTGCCGGTGCAGGCGAAGGAGAAGGTGAAGACCGACGACGTGCTGGTCAAGGCCAACGAAACCAGGCCGCCGGCGCGCTACTCGGAAGCGACGCTGCTGTCCGCGATGGAAGGCGCCGGCAAGATGGTCGACGACGACGAGCTGCGCGCGGCGATGGCCGGCCGCGGCCTCGGCACGCCGGCGACGCGCGCGCAGATCATCGAGAACCTGATCGGCGAGCAGTACATCCACCGCGAGGGCAGGGAGCTGATCCCGACCGCCAAGGCCTTCTCGCTGATGACGCTGTTGAACGGCCTCGGCATCCCCGAGCTGACGCACCCGGAACTGACCGGCGATTGGGAATGGAAACTGGCGCGGATGGAGAAGGGCGAGCTGTCGCGCGAGGCGTTCATGCAGGAGATCGCGGCGATGACGCAGCACATCGTCGCCCGCGCGAAGAGCTACGACAGCGACACGATCCCCGGCGACTTCGGCCTGTTGCAGGCGCCGTGCCCGAAGTGCGGCGGCCTGATCCGCGAGACCTACAAGAAATTCCAGTGCAGCGACTGCGACTACGGCCTGTGGAAGATCGTCGCCGGCCGCCAGTTCGAGCCGGAGGAGATCGAGGCGCTGCTCACCGATCGCGTCATCGGCCCGCTGACCGGCTTCCGCAACAAGATGGGCCGCCCGTTCAACGCGCTGATCAAGCTCAACGCCGAGCACGCGCCGGAGTTCGACTTCGGCCAGGGCGCCGGCGGCGAGGACGGCACCGCCGAGGCGGTCGACTTCTCCGAGCAGCAGCCGCTCGGCGCCTGCCCGAAGTGCCAGTCCCGCGTTTTCGAGCACGGCCTGGCCTACGTCTGCGAAAAATCGGTCGGCCCCGAGCGCACCTGCGACTTCCGCTCCGGCAAGATCATCCTGCAGCAGCCGATCGAGCGCGAGCAGATGCAGAAGCTGCTCGAAACCGGCCGCACCGACCTGCTGAAGAACTTCGTCTCGAACAAGACCCGGCGCAAGTTCTCGGCCTTCCTCGTCCGCGGCAAGGACGGCAAGGTCGGCTTCGAATTCGAGAAGCGCGAGGCGAAGGCGCCGACCAAGGGCGCGGCGAAGAAGGACGAAGCGGCGGAGGCCCCGGCCAAGGCGGCGAAGCCCGCCGCCAAGCCAGCGGCGAAGAAGGCTGCGGCGTCGCGCAAGAAGGACGCCTGA
- a CDS encoding SRPBCC family protein gives MKFEHLVEINDPRNPMIPLLTRDQLWQGLMFRAEDATHFLPGLDACVILERGDCMLQRRLDFGQAAIEDRVTWSRYEWMRFEVAATGSHAGGTLTITIEEPEEDHLFLRFAYATTLGESADDADAAYAEFVKAAYHESDIDTVRVIRTLLAGDTAH, from the coding sequence ATGAAGTTCGAACATCTGGTCGAGATCAACGATCCGCGCAACCCGATGATCCCGCTCTTGACGCGGGACCAGCTGTGGCAGGGGCTGATGTTCCGCGCGGAGGACGCCACCCATTTCCTGCCCGGGCTCGACGCCTGCGTCATCCTCGAACGCGGCGACTGCATGCTGCAGCGCCGGCTGGACTTCGGCCAAGCGGCGATCGAGGACCGCGTCACCTGGTCGCGCTACGAATGGATGCGCTTCGAGGTCGCGGCGACCGGCAGCCACGCCGGCGGCACGCTGACGATCACCATCGAGGAGCCGGAAGAGGACCACCTGTTCCTGCGCTTCGCCTACGCCACCACCCTCGGCGAATCGGCCGACGACGCCGACGCGGCCTACGCCGAGTTCGTCAAGGCGGCCTACCACGAGTCGGACATCGACACCGTCCGCGTCATCCGCACCCTGCTCGCCGGCGACACCGCGCACTGA
- a CDS encoding DsrE/DsrF/TusD sulfur relay family protein, translated as MQKILMIVHAPPYGSERVLSALRLATALVVQEQERVDLSLFMMSDAVTVGLPGQPPAEAGGGLQQMIEGLVGHGATVRLCRTCAVARGVAELELIPGVAIGTLTEMAAAAIEADKVITF; from the coding sequence ATGCAGAAGATTCTGATGATTGTCCACGCGCCGCCCTATGGCAGCGAGCGCGTCCTGTCCGCGCTGCGGCTGGCGACGGCGCTGGTGGTGCAGGAGCAGGAGCGCGTCGACCTGTCGCTGTTCATGATGTCCGACGCGGTCACCGTCGGCCTGCCCGGGCAGCCGCCCGCCGAGGCCGGCGGCGGCCTGCAGCAGATGATCGAGGGCCTGGTCGGGCACGGCGCAACCGTCCGCCTGTGCCGTACCTGCGCGGTCGCCCGCGGCGTCGCCGAGCTGGAATTGATCCCCGGCGTCGCCATCGGCACGCTGACCGAGATGGCGGCAGCGGCGATCGAGGCGGACAAGGTCATCACCTTCTGA
- a CDS encoding Mov34/MPN/PAD-1 family protein: MAPVLVLPGKVRAELETLAAAGYPLETCGLLLGDWADGRCRVIRQHAARNLNRARAHDRFELDPVDYLGAEAEAEAAGMAVVGVWHSHPDHPAHPSATDLAMAWGGWSYLILAVGRDGVFELQSWRLAGDHFVEEEVRHG, encoded by the coding sequence ATGGCACCGGTTCTCGTCCTTCCCGGAAAGGTTCGCGCCGAGCTCGAAACGCTGGCGGCGGCGGGCTACCCGCTGGAAACCTGCGGCCTGCTGCTCGGCGACTGGGCCGACGGCCGCTGCCGCGTCATCCGCCAGCACGCCGCTCGCAACCTGAACCGCGCACGCGCGCACGACCGCTTCGAGCTCGACCCGGTAGACTACCTCGGCGCCGAGGCCGAAGCCGAAGCTGCCGGGATGGCGGTGGTCGGCGTCTGGCACAGCCACCCGGACCATCCGGCACACCCGAGCGCAACCGACCTGGCGATGGCCTGGGGCGGCTGGTCCTACCTGATCCTCGCGGTCGGCCGCGACGGCGTATTCGAGCTGCAGTCGTGGCGGCTGGCCGGGGATCATTTCGTCGAAGAGGAGGTGCGTCATGGCTGA
- a CDS encoding Dps family protein, whose protein sequence is MATKINIGIADKDRKKIADGLSRLLADSYTLYLKTHNFHWNVTGPQFNSLHVMFMGQYTEIWNALDLIAERIRSLGYPAPGSYKQFVALSSIPEEEGVPKAKDMIRQLVAGQEAVTRTAREVFAIVDKANDQPSADLLTQRMEVHEKNAWMLRSLLEE, encoded by the coding sequence ATGGCAACGAAGATCAACATCGGCATCGCCGACAAGGACCGCAAGAAGATCGCCGACGGCCTCTCCCGGCTGCTCGCGGACAGCTACACGCTGTACCTGAAGACGCACAACTTCCACTGGAACGTGACCGGCCCGCAGTTCAACAGCCTGCACGTGATGTTCATGGGGCAGTACACCGAGATCTGGAACGCACTCGACCTGATCGCCGAACGCATCCGCTCGCTCGGCTACCCGGCGCCGGGCTCGTACAAGCAGTTCGTCGCGCTGTCGTCGATTCCCGAGGAGGAAGGCGTGCCCAAGGCCAAGGACATGATCCGCCAGCTGGTCGCCGGCCAGGAAGCGGTGACGCGCACGGCACGCGAGGTGTTCGCCATCGTCGACAAGGCCAACGACCAGCCGAGCGCCGACCTGCTCACCCAGCGCATGGAGGTGCACGAGAAGAACGCCTGGATGCTGCGCAGCCTGCTCGAGGAGTGA
- a CDS encoding hydrogen peroxide-inducible genes activator: MTLTELRYIVTLARERHFGRAADKCHVSQPTLSVALKKVEQRIGALLFERSSADVRLTPLGEQVAAQAERVLEEAAKLDEIAVQGKDPLVGPLRLGVIYTIAPYLLPRLIPALHARAPQMPLYLQENFTVRLAEQLRRGELDVAVLALPFSEPGIVTRAVYDEPFRVALPAGHPFCKRQTIPSEDLTAEHLLLLGQGNCFRDQVVQACPQLSEPGGLERALEGSSLETLRHMVASGAGLSVVPASAVETWPRDESLLSIRPFAEPVPTRRVVLAWRVTFPRPQAIDVLRDAILSAPPPGVQPLH; encoded by the coding sequence ATGACGCTGACCGAACTGCGCTACATCGTCACGCTCGCCCGCGAGCGCCATTTCGGGCGCGCCGCCGACAAATGCCATGTCAGCCAGCCGACGCTGTCGGTGGCGCTGAAGAAGGTCGAGCAGCGCATCGGCGCCCTGCTCTTCGAACGCTCGTCGGCCGACGTGCGCCTGACCCCGCTCGGTGAGCAGGTCGCGGCGCAGGCCGAACGCGTGCTCGAGGAGGCCGCCAAGCTCGACGAGATCGCCGTCCAGGGCAAGGACCCGCTGGTCGGGCCGCTGCGTCTCGGCGTCATCTACACCATCGCCCCCTACCTGCTGCCGCGGCTGATCCCGGCGCTGCACGCGCGCGCGCCGCAGATGCCGCTCTACCTGCAGGAGAACTTCACGGTGCGGCTGGCCGAGCAGCTGCGCCGCGGCGAGCTCGATGTCGCCGTGCTGGCGCTGCCCTTCTCCGAACCGGGGATCGTCACCCGCGCCGTCTACGACGAGCCGTTCCGCGTCGCGCTGCCGGCCGGCCATCCGTTCTGCAAGCGGCAGACGATTCCGAGCGAGGACCTGACCGCCGAGCACCTGCTGCTGCTCGGCCAGGGCAACTGCTTCCGCGACCAGGTGGTGCAGGCCTGCCCGCAGCTGTCCGAGCCGGGCGGGCTGGAGCGGGCGCTCGAGGGCAGCTCGCTGGAGACGCTGCGGCACATGGTGGCGAGCGGCGCCGGCCTGTCGGTGGTGCCGGCCTCGGCGGTCGAGACCTGGCCGCGCGACGAGAGCCTGCTGTCGATCCGCCCCTTCGCCGAGCCGGTACCGACGCGCCGCGTGGTGCTCGCCTGGCGGGTGACCTTCCCGCGGCCGCAGGCGATCGACGTGCTGCGCGACGCGATCCTGTCCGCGCCGCCGCCGGGGGTGCAGCCGCTGCATTAG
- a CDS encoding pseudouridine synthase: MPTVPLERILHSQGFGSRKECRALIRHGRVAIAGEVVDDPFREVDPQGLVFSFDGKDWAYHAKAYLMLNKPAGYECSHQPKHHASVYALLPPPLNGRGVQSLGRLDEDTTGLLLFSDDGQFIHAISSGKRKVAKTYRVTAKHPLADEAIARLLAGVQLDDEPAPIAAAGCERVGEREILLTVTEGKYHQVKRMVAAVGNRVEALCRVAVGGLTLPADLAVGDWRWLSDDDLARLRA, translated from the coding sequence ATGCCTACCGTACCACTCGAACGCATCCTCCATTCGCAGGGCTTTGGCAGCCGCAAGGAATGCCGCGCGCTGATCCGCCACGGCCGCGTCGCCATCGCCGGCGAGGTGGTCGACGACCCCTTCCGCGAAGTCGATCCGCAGGGCCTGGTGTTTTCCTTCGACGGCAAGGATTGGGCCTACCACGCGAAAGCCTACCTGATGCTGAACAAGCCGGCCGGCTACGAGTGCTCGCACCAGCCGAAGCACCACGCCAGCGTCTATGCGCTGCTGCCGCCGCCGCTGAATGGCCGCGGCGTGCAGTCGCTCGGCCGCCTCGACGAGGACACCACCGGCCTGCTGCTCTTTTCCGACGACGGCCAGTTCATCCACGCGATCAGCTCGGGCAAACGCAAGGTGGCGAAGACCTACCGGGTGACGGCGAAGCATCCGCTCGCCGACGAGGCGATCGCCCGCCTGCTCGCCGGCGTTCAACTCGACGACGAACCGGCGCCGATCGCCGCGGCGGGCTGCGAGCGCGTCGGCGAGCGGGAGATCCTGCTGACCGTGACCGAGGGCAAGTACCATCAGGTCAAGCGCATGGTCGCGGCGGTCGGCAACCGGGTCGAGGCGCTGTGCCGGGTCGCCGTCGGCGGCCTGACGCTGCCCGCCGACCTGGCCGTCGGCGACTGGCGCTGGCTGAGCGACGACGACCTGGCGCGCCTGCGCGCTTGA